One genomic region from Myxocyprinus asiaticus isolate MX2 ecotype Aquarium Trade chromosome 27, UBuf_Myxa_2, whole genome shotgun sequence encodes:
- the LOC127417564 gene encoding annexin A5-like — MRITKKQKKKNLVFSRMRATRGSVKPFVHFNAKQDAELLRKAMKGIGTDEDTILMLLTARSNHQRQEIKAAYKKAHGKDLVKDLRSELGGKLEDLIVALMSPPTIYYANELHKAIKGAGTEDKVLIEILASGTCDEIKDIVKAYKKEHGSKLEKDIMGDTSGHYQRLLVILVQANREEGVDESKVEKDAKELFAAGEEKFGTDEDKFINILGNRSTEHLKKVFDAYKKIAGCDIEESIKDECTGNLEALMLAVVKCARSVPAYFAESLRESMRRAGTDDETLIRIMVSRSEQDMLDIRAQYKKMYGESLYSTIQEDTAGDYQKALLYLCGGND; from the exons ATGCGAATCactaaaaaacagaagaagaagaacttgGTCTTCTCGAGAATGCGG GCAACCAGAGGCAGTGTGAAACCATTCGTGCACTTCAATGCAAAGCAAGATGCAGAACTTTTGCGCAAGGCCATGAAGGGGATTG GCACTGATGAAGATACCATCCTCATGTTACTGACAGCTCGCTCGAATCACCAGAGACAAGAAATTAAAGCAGCCTATAAAAAAGCTCATGGCAAG GATCTAGTGAAAGACTTACGGTCAGAACTCGGAGGGAAGTTGGAGGATCTCATTGTGGCCCTTATGTCTCCACCCACAATATATTATGCAAATGAACTTCATAAGGCCATAAAG GGAGCAGGTACAGAGGACAAAGTTTTAATTGAGATCCTGGCCTCCGGGACATGTGATGAGATTAAAGACATCGTCAAGGCTTACAAGAAAG AACATGGAAGCAAGCTGGAGAAAGACATCATGGGTGACACGTCAGGACATTACCAGAGGTTGCTGGTGATACTCGTACAG GCAAACAGGGAGGAGGGAGTGGATGAGAGCAAAGTGGAGAAAGATGCTAAG GAGCTGTTTGCTGCCGGAGAGGAGAAATTTGGCACGGACGAGGACAAGTTCATCAACATACTTGGCAACAGGAGCACAGAACACCTTAAAAAAG TGTTTGATGCCTACAAAAAGATCGCCGGCTGTGACATTGAGGAGAGCATAAAAGATGAGTGTACTGGCAACCTGGAAGCACTGATGCTGGCTGTGG TGAAGTGTGCAAGAAGCGTGCCGGCTTATTTTGCTGAATCCCTTCGAGAGTCCATGAGG CGTGCCGGCACTGATGATGAAACTCTCATAAGAATCATGGTGTCCAGGAGTGAACAGGATATGCTGGACATCAGAGCACAGTACAAGAAGATGTATGGAGAATCACTCTACAGCACCATACAG GAAGACACTGCTGGAGATTACCAGAAGGCCCTGCTCTACCTGTGTGGTGGTAATGATTAA